The following are encoded in a window of Impatiens glandulifera chromosome 5, dImpGla2.1, whole genome shotgun sequence genomic DNA:
- the LOC124940274 gene encoding uncharacterized protein LOC124940274 isoform X1, whose amino-acid sequence MVETRRSSSSSSKRPLSSPRSPPLPPGKRSKGAEATSSTTAATLVPPDETQEQGKDSGFESPVLSSDPTTLKSADGIDSVLPANPADVQVESDDPLVSPTTLDDSTLDAEKGESLNALLNRSKRRQLKSNAKVAWGKLISQCPPNPHVDMNDPIFTVGQGRQCNLWIRDPSISKSLCRIRHVEAEQGGLPTTYLEITGGKGVVQVNGKNYSKNAIIALSGGDEVVFSSSGRHQYIFQQLLNNGLAANEIPSSASILETCGARFKDIQFEARTGDPSAVAGASILASLSDFQKELSILPPAPQDNVNLQQGSEVHIIPSACQVSGNDGAGDASTKEPIIPASDAAEENVDPVSNVLDASGDPETGKVSGQANELRPFIQMLAGASTELDFTHGISKILEEQRELREVLKNLDNSALTSTKRQAFKERLKNGILAPNDIKVSFENFPYYLSDTTKNVLVTSTYIHLKRNKFTKYASELPTTCPRILLSGPAGSEIYQETLTKALARHYGAKLLAVDSLLLPGGLLSKDVEPAKEISRPERMNVFGKRVLQTAPVQIKKPASSVEAEITSGSTISSQAQPRQEVSTASSKSFTFKKGDRVKFVGSLHSGFPTHQATVRGPAYGYKGKVVLAFEGNDSSKIGVRFDKAIPQGNDLGGHCEEDRGFFCPAADLLRIDSANVDDIDKLAINELFEVALNESKGSPLIIFLRDIEKPMAGNADAYAALKLKLDNLPDNVVVIVSHTQADSRKEKSHPGGLLFTKFGGNHTALLDLAFPDNFGRLHDRSKETPKAMKLLARLFPNKITIQMPQDENLLSDWKRMLDRDIETLKSQANLINIHQVLNRSGLECPDLNTICIKDQALTNENVEKVIGWALSHHSMTSTEAIIKDAKLVKISSQSIKNGLDILQSIQNESKSSKKSLKDVVTENEFEKRLLAEVIPPNDIGVTFDDIGALEKVKDTLKELVMLPLQRPELFTKGQLTKPCKGILLFGPPGTGKTMLAKAVATEAGANFINISMSSITSKWFGEGEKYVKAVFTLASKISPSVVFVDEVDSMLGRRENPGEHEAMRKMKNEFMVNWDGLRTKDKERVLVLAATNRPFDLDEAVIRRLPRRLMVNLPDSPNRAKIMRVILAKEELSQDFDFEAVASMTEGYSGSDLKNLCVTAAHRPIREILEREKKEKELALAENRPVPELHSSVDVRPLCVEDFRIAHEQVCASVSSESKNITELLQWNDLYGEGGSRKKTSLSYFM is encoded by the exons ATGGTCGAAACAAGGCGAAGCTCATCATCATCCTCAAAGAGACCCTTATCTTCTCCACGATCACCTCCGCTTCCTCCCGGCAAGAGATCAAAG GGGGCTGAGGCAACCTCGTCAACGACTGCTGCAACGCTTGTTCCTCCAGATGAAACCCAAGAGCAGGGGAAAGATTCTGGCTTTGAATCTCCTGTTCTATCTTCTGATCCCACAACTTTGAAATCGGCTGATGGAATTGATTCAGTCTTACCTGCGAATCCAGCCGATGTTCAAGTTGAATCCGACGACCCTTTGGTATCTCCTACAACTTTAG ATGATTCAACACTTGACGCTGAGAAAGGCGAGTCACTTAATGCCTTGTTGAATCGATCAAAAAGGAGACAGCTTAAATCGAATGCAAAGGTCGCTTGGGGGAAGCTTATTTCTCAGTGCCCTCCG AATCCTCATGTGGATATGAACGATCCTATTTTCACTGTCGGTCAAGGCCGTCAATGCAACTTGTGGATAAGAGACCCATCCATTAGTAAATCTTTGTGTCGAATAAGGCACGTAGAGGCAGAG CAAGGAGGTTTACCTACAACATATCTTGAAATCACAGGTGGGAAGGGTGTGGTCCAAGTAAATGGAAAAAATTACTCAAAAAACGCAATAATAGCACTCAGTGGTGGTGATGAAGTCGTATTCAGTTCATCTGGAAGACATCAATAT ATTTTCCAGCAACTTCTTAACAACGGCTTAGCTGCTAATGAAATACCATCTTCAGCGAGCATTTTAGAAACTTGTGGTGCCCGGTTCAAAGATATACAGTTTGAGGCAAGGACTGGAGACCCCTCTGCTGTTGCAGGAGCTTCAATATTAGCATCTTTATCGGATTTCCAGAAAGAGTTATCTATTCTTCCTCCAGCACCCCAAGATAACGTGAACTTGCAACAGGGTTCTGAAGTGCATATCATACCTTCAGCATGCCAAGTGTCAGGAAATGATGGGGCTGGGGATGCATCAACAAAGGAACCTATTATTCCTGCTTCAGATGCTGCAGAGGAGAATGTGGATCCTGTAAGCAATGTGCTTGATGCATCTGGAGACCCAGAAACTGGGAAGGTTTCTGGTCAAGCTAATGAATTAAGGCCATTCATTCAGATGCTTGCAGGAGCATCTACTGAGCTTGATTTTACTCATGGAATTTCTAAAATTCTCGAGGAGCAAAGAGAACTTAGAGAAGTTCTTAAGAATCTTGATAATTCTGCTTTGACATCAACGAAGCGACAAGCTTTCAAAGAGAGGTTAAAGAATGGGATTCTCGCTCCTAATGACATCAAAGTCTCGTTCGAAAACTTCCCATATTATTTAAG TGACACAACAAAGAATGTTTTAGTTACATCAACATATATACATTTGAAACGTAATAAGTTCACCAAGTATGCATCAGAGCTCCCCACCACGTGCCCAAGAATATTATTATCCGGGCCTGCAG GCTCCGAAATATATCAGGAAACATTGACAAAGGCGCTTGCAAGGCATTATGGTGCCAAACTTCTTGCAGTTGATTCTCTACTTTTACCTGGT GGTTTACTGTCAAAGGATGTGGAGCCTGCTAAAGAGATTTCAAGGCCAGAAAGGATGAATGTGTTTGGTAAGCGAGTCTTACAGACAGCACCGGTGCAGATTAAGAAGCCGGCTTCAAGTGTTGAGGCAGAAATCACTAGCGGGTCTACCATAAGTTCTCAGGCACAGCCTAGGCAGGAAGTATCAACTGCATCATCaaagagttttacttttaaGAAAG GTGATAGAGTTAAATTTGTTGGCTCATTACATTCTGGTTTTCCGACACACCAAGCTACTGTAAG GGGACCAGCATATGGTTACAAAGGTAAGGTTGTTCTTGCATTTGAAGGGAACGACTCTTCAAAGATCGGAGTTAGATTTGACAAGGCAATTCCACAAGGCAATGACCTTGGTGGTCATTGTGAGGAAGATCGTGGGTTCTTTTGTCCTG CAGCCGACTTGCTTCGCATTGATAGTGCTAATGTGGATGACATTGACAAGCTTGCTATCAACGAACTCTTCGAG GTTGCACTAAATGAGAGCAAAGGTAGTCCCTTAATTATATTTCTGAGAGATATTGAGAAGCCTATGGCGGGCAATGCAGATGCATACGCGGCCCTCAAGCTTAAGTTGGATAATTTACCAGATAATGTAGTGGTGATTGTTTCTCACACCCAAGCAGATAGTCGAAAGGAGAAA TCTCATCCTGGCGGACTTCTCTTCACCAAATTCGGCGGCAACCACACAGCTCTCCTTGATCTTGCTTTTCCG GATAATTTTGGTAGGCTCCATGACAGAAGCAAAGAAACTCCAAAAGCTATGAAGCTGCTTGCCCGTCTTTTCCCAAACAAAATTACAATCCAGATGCCTCAG GACGAAAATCTTCTTTCAGATTGGAAACGAATGTTAGATCGTGATATTGAGACATTGAAGTCTCAAGCCAACCTTATTAATATCCACCAG GTTTTAAATCGAAGTGGGTTAGAGTGCCCTGACTTGAACACAATATGCATAAAGGATCAAGCGCTTACAAATGAAA ATGTTGAGAAAGTCATTGGTTGGGCGCTAAGTCATCACTCTATGACTTCTACTGAAGCAATTATTAAGGATGCAAAGCTTGTGAAAATATCTAGTCAAAG CATTAAGAATGGGCTTGACATCTTACAAAGTATTCAAAATGAAAGCAAGAGCTCGAAGAAGTCTCTCAAG GATGTGGTTACCGAAAATGAATTTGAGAAGAGGCTTCTGGCTGAGGTTATCCCACCCAATGACATTGGGGTAACTTTTGATGACATCGGAGCACTAGAAAAGGTTAAGGATACATTGAAAGAGTTGGTTATGCTTCCTCTTCAAAGGCCAGAGTTGTTTACTAAAGGACAACTTACCAAG CCTTGCAAAGGGATTCTTCTTTTCGGACCTCCTGGTACAGGGAAAACTATGCTAGCTAAAGCTGTTGCAACTGAGGCTGGTGCAAATTTTATCAACATATCTATGTCTAGTATCACCTCTAAG TGGTTCGGTGAAGGAGAGAAGTATGTGAAGGCGGTTTTCACATTGGCTAGCAAAATTTCTCCCAGTGTTGTTTTTGTTGATGAG GTAGACAGCATGTTAGGAAGACGTGAAAATCCTGGCGAACATGAAGCTATGcgcaaaatgaaaaatgaattcaTGGTGAACTGGGATGGTTTACGTACAAAGGATAAGGAACGAGTCTTAGTACTTGCTGCTACCAACCGCCCATTTGACCTTGATGAGGCTGTCATTAGGAGGCTTCCCCGGAG ATTAATGGTGAACTTGCCAGACAGTCCAAACAGAGCGAAAATAATGAGAGTTATATTGGCAAAAGAAGAATTGTCCCaggattttgattttgaagCAGTTGCCAGTATGACCGAGGGATATTCAGGAAGTGATTTGAAG AATCTGTGTGTGACGGCTGCTCATCGACCCATAAGAGAAATATTGGAAAGAGAAAAGAAG GAAAAGGAATTAGCATTAGCGGAGAACAGACCTGTACCTGAACTTCACAGCAGTGTAGATGTCCGTCCTCTGTGTGTAGAGGATTTCAGAATCGCACATGAACAG GTTTGCGCGAGTGTGTCGTCGGAATCCAAAAACATTACCGAGCTCCTTCAATGGAATGATCTTTATGGGGAAGGCGGATCAAGAAAGAAGACTTCCCTTAGCTACTTCATGTGA
- the LOC124940274 gene encoding uncharacterized protein LOC124940274 isoform X2: MVETRRSSSSSSKRPLSSPRSPPLPPGKRSKGAEATSSTTAATLVPPDETQEQGKDSGFESPVLSSDPTTLKSADGIDSVLPANPADVQVESDDPLVSPTTLDDSTLDAEKGESLNALLNRSKRRQLKSNAKVAWGKLISQCPPNPHVDMNDPIFTVGQGRQCNLWIRDPSISKSLCRIRHVEAEQGGLPTTYLEITGGKGVVQVNGKNYSKNAIIALSGGDEVVFSSSGRHQYIFQQLLNNGLAANEIPSSASILETCGARFKDIQFEARTGDPSAVAGASILASLSDFQKELSILPPAPQDNVNLQQGSEVHIIPSACQVSGNDGAGDASTKEPIIPASDAAEENVDPVSNVLDASGDPETGKVSGQANELRPFIQMLAGASTELDFTHGISKILEEQRELREVLKNLDNSALTSTKRQAFKERLKNGILAPNDIKVSFENFPYYLSDTTKNVLVTSTYIHLKRNKFTKYASELPTTCPRILLSGPAGSEIYQETLTKALARHYGAKLLAVDSLLLPGGLLSKDVEPAKEISRPERMNVFGKRVLQTAPVQIKKPASSVEAEITSGSTISSQAQPRQEVSTASSKSFTFKKGDRVKFVGSLHSGFPTHQATVRGPAYGYKGKVVLAFEGNDSSKIGVRFDKAIPQGNDLGGHCEEDRGFFCPAADLLRIDSANVDDIDKLAINELFEVALNESKGSPLIIFLRDIEKPMAGNADAYAALKLKLDNLPDNVVVIVSHTQADSRKEKSHPGGLLFTKFGGNHTALLDLAFPDNFGRLHDRSKETPKAMKLLARLFPNKITIQMPQDENLLSDWKRMLDRDIETLKSQANLINIHQVLNRSGLECPDLNTICIKDQALTNENVEKVIGWALSHHSMTSTEAIIKDAKLVKISSQSIKNGLDILQSIQNESKSSKKSLKDVVTENEFEKRLLAEVIPPNDIGVTFDDIGALEKVKDTLKELVMLPLQRPELFTKGQLTKPCKGILLFGPPGTGKTMLAKAVATEAGANFINISMSSITSKWFGEGEKYVKAVFTLASKISPSVVFVDEVDSMLGRRENPGEHEAMRKMKNEFMVNWDGLRTKDKERVLVLAATNRPFDLDEAVIRRLPRRLMVNLPDSPNRAKIMRVILAKEELSQDFDFEAVASMTEGYSGSDLKNLCVTAAHRPIREILEREKKEKELALAENRPVPELHSSVDVRPLCVEDFRIAHEQVCASVSSESKNITELLQWNDLYGEGGSRKKTSLSYFM, translated from the exons ATGGTCGAAACAAGGCGAAGCTCATCATCATCCTCAAAGAGACCCTTATCTTCTCCACGATCACCTCCGCTTCCTCCCGGCAAGAGATCAAAG GGGGCTGAGGCAACCTCGTCAACGACTGCTGCAACGCTTGTTCCTCCAGATGAAACCCAAGAGCAGGGGAAAGATTCTGGCTTTGAATCTCCTGTTCTATCTTCTGATCCCACAACTTTGAAATCGGCTGATGGAATTGATTCAGTCTTACCTGCGAATCCAGCCGATGTTCAAGTTGAATCCGACGACCCTTTGGTATCTCCTACAACTTTAG ATGATTCAACACTTGACGCTGAGAAAGGCGAGTCACTTAATGCCTTGTTGAATCGATCAAAAAGGAGACAGCTTAAATCGAATGCAAAGGTCGCTTGGGGGAAGCTTATTTCTCAGTGCCCTCCG AATCCTCATGTGGATATGAACGATCCTATTTTCACTGTCGGTCAAGGCCGTCAATGCAACTTGTGGATAAGAGACCCATCCATTAGTAAATCTTTGTGTCGAATAAGGCACGTAGAGGCAGAG CAAGGAGGTTTACCTACAACATATCTTGAAATCACAGGTGGGAAGGGTGTGGTCCAAGTAAATGGAAAAAATTACTCAAAAAACGCAATAATAGCACTCAGTGGTGGTGATGAAGTCGTATTCAGTTCATCTGGAAGACATCAATAT ATTTTCCAGCAACTTCTTAACAACGGCTTAGCTGCTAATGAAATACCATCTTCAGCGAGCATTTTAGAAACTTGTGGTGCCCGGTTCAAAGATATACAGTTTGAGGCAAGGACTGGAGACCCCTCTGCTGTTGCAGGAGCTTCAATATTAGCATCTTTATCGGATTTCCAGAAAGAGTTATCTATTCTTCCTCCAGCACCCCAAGATAACGTGAACTTGCAACAGGGTTCTGAAGTGCATATCATACCTTCAGCATGCCAAGTGTCAGGAAATGATGGGGCTGGGGATGCATCAACAAAGGAACCTATTATTCCTGCTTCAGATGCTGCAGAGGAGAATGTGGATCCTGTAAGCAATGTGCTTGATGCATCTGGAGACCCAGAAACTGGGAAGGTTTCTGGTCAAGCTAATGAATTAAGGCCATTCATTCAGATGCTTGCAGGAGCATCTACTGAGCTTGATTTTACTCATGGAATTTCTAAAATTCTCGAGGAGCAAAGAGAACTTAGAGAAGTTCTTAAGAATCTTGATAATTCTGCTTTGACATCAACGAAGCGACAAGCTTTCAAAGAGAGGTTAAAGAATGGGATTCTCGCTCCTAATGACATCAAAGTCTCGTTCGAAAACTTCCCATATTATTTAAG TGACACAACAAAGAATGTTTTAGTTACATCAACATATATACATTTGAAACGTAATAAGTTCACCAAGTATGCATCAGAGCTCCCCACCACGTGCCCAAGAATATTATTATCCGGGCCTGCAG GCTCCGAAATATATCAGGAAACATTGACAAAGGCGCTTGCAAGGCATTATGGTGCCAAACTTCTTGCAGTTGATTCTCTACTTTTACCTGGT GGTTTACTGTCAAAGGATGTGGAGCCTGCTAAAGAGATTTCAAGGCCAGAAAGGATGAATGTGTTTGGTAAGCGAGTCTTACAGACAGCACCGGTGCAGATTAAGAAGCCGGCTTCAAGTGTTGAGGCAGAAATCACTAGCGGGTCTACCATAAGTTCTCAGGCACAGCCTAGGCAGGAAGTATCAACTGCATCATCaaagagttttacttttaaGAAAG GTGATAGAGTTAAATTTGTTGGCTCATTACATTCTGGTTTTCCGACACACCAAGCTACTGTAAG GGGACCAGCATATGGTTACAAAGGTAAGGTTGTTCTTGCATTTGAAGGGAACGACTCTTCAAAGATCGGAGTTAGATTTGACAAGGCAATTCCACAAGGCAATGACCTTGGTGGTCATTGTGAGGAAGATCGTGGGTTCTTTTGTCCTG CAGCCGACTTGCTTCGCATTGATAGTGCTAATGTGGATGACATTGACAAGCTTGCTATCAACGAACTCTTCGAG GTTGCACTAAATGAGAGCAAAGGTAGTCCCTTAATTATATTTCTGAGAGATATTGAGAAGCCTATGGCGGGCAATGCAGATGCATACGCGGCCCTCAAGCTTAAGTTGGATAATTTACCAGATAATGTAGTGGTGATTGTTTCTCACACCCAAGCAGATAGTCGAAAGGAGAAA TCTCATCCTGGCGGACTTCTCTTCACCAAATTCGGCGGCAACCACACAGCTCTCCTTGATCTTGCTTTTCCG GATAATTTTGGTAGGCTCCATGACAGAAGCAAAGAAACTCCAAAAGCTATGAAGCTGCTTGCCCGTCTTTTCCCAAACAAAATTACAATCCAGATGCCTCAG GACGAAAATCTTCTTTCAGATTGGAAACGAATGTTAGATCGTGATATTGAGACATTGAAGTCTCAAGCCAACCTTATTAATATCCACCAG GTTTTAAATCGAAGTGGGTTAGAGTGCCCTGACTTGAACACAATATGCATAAAGGATCAAGCGCTTACAAATGAAA ATGTTGAGAAAGTCATTGGTTGGGCGCTAAGTCATCACTCTATGACTTCTACTGAAGCAATTATTAAGGATGCAAAGCTTGTGAAAATATCTAGTCAAAG CATTAAGAATGGGCTTGACATCTTACAAAGTATTCAAAATGAAAGCAAGAGCTCGAAGAAGTCTCTCAAG GATGTGGTTACCGAAAATGAATTTGAGAAGAGGCTTCTGGCTGAGGTTATCCCACCCAATGACATTGGGGTAACTTTTGATGACATCGGAGCACTAGAAAAGGTTAAGGATACATTGAAAGAGTTGGTTATGCTTCCTCTTCAAAGGCCAGAGTTGTTTACTAAAGGACAACTTACCAAG CCTTGCAAAGGGATTCTTCTTTTCGGACCTCCTGGTACAGGGAAAACTATGCTAGCTAAAGCTGTTGCAACTGAGGCTGGTGCAAATTTTATCAACATATCTATGTCTAGTATCACCTCTAAG TGGTTCGGTGAAGGAGAGAAGTATGTGAAGGCGGTTTTCACATTGGCTAGCAAAATTTCTCCCAGTGTTGTTTTTGTTGATGAGGTTG ACAGCATGTTAGGAAGACGTGAAAATCCTGGCGAACATGAAGCTATGcgcaaaatgaaaaatgaattcaTGGTGAACTGGGATGGTTTACGTACAAAGGATAAGGAACGAGTCTTAGTACTTGCTGCTACCAACCGCCCATTTGACCTTGATGAGGCTGTCATTAGGAGGCTTCCCCGGAG ATTAATGGTGAACTTGCCAGACAGTCCAAACAGAGCGAAAATAATGAGAGTTATATTGGCAAAAGAAGAATTGTCCCaggattttgattttgaagCAGTTGCCAGTATGACCGAGGGATATTCAGGAAGTGATTTGAAG AATCTGTGTGTGACGGCTGCTCATCGACCCATAAGAGAAATATTGGAAAGAGAAAAGAAG GAAAAGGAATTAGCATTAGCGGAGAACAGACCTGTACCTGAACTTCACAGCAGTGTAGATGTCCGTCCTCTGTGTGTAGAGGATTTCAGAATCGCACATGAACAG GTTTGCGCGAGTGTGTCGTCGGAATCCAAAAACATTACCGAGCTCCTTCAATGGAATGATCTTTATGGGGAAGGCGGATCAAGAAAGAAGACTTCCCTTAGCTACTTCATGTGA